In Sebastes fasciatus isolate fSebFas1 chromosome 8, fSebFas1.pri, whole genome shotgun sequence, the DNA window gcttggcacacggaggaagtttcagttggttgtgtCATAGACCGGCTCCTAGGCcatgacaaatacgggaaaggacgcagtgattgattgtaaattaaagatatttattacaaataaattaagaatatacagaaataactacaaatgtggagtgtgtcagtcagtaacatcagtaatgtagatgtggatgtgtgatgtgttgtgagtggaaactaaagaaaagtcaaacaaaggcagcccggcaggttctgacaggtatgagtccaggtgaaggaAAAGAGGGCAGAGCAGCACTTGATTGGGGCTTTTATAATCAGGACGCGccagcatcaggtgctctgcatcaggcatccTCTCCCGTGATACCTTCAAGGACACAGGGAAAGAATGAATGGCCAAATCCACACTGGCATCTCAGTAGTGAGGCAGGGGCCGTCACACCACCCCCCTTAAAGTCGGTGTCCCAAGGGAACACCGGCATACTTTAAACCCATCCTACAAGAACATATACCACTACTCAAAAGgactaactaacaaacaaaaggcaaacaaaaacaaataacagaaataatatACGACCTTTGCATCTCCAACATCGATATCATGCTCCGCCCAGTCAGTTTGTGAAGGAATGTCGCCAAACAAACATGGATACTTTCGTACCAACTCTGACAACTGCTCACGTTTCGACTCCGACAAATGAGCCAGCAACTTGTCCAAATTACAAAGTGATTCTGAGTTTTTCAACCTTCCATACAGCAGACTATCGTCAGGTTCTGGCACTCCATCTCCCTCATGCACCGAACCCTCCGAAGTCACAGTAAGAGCTGGATGCACACCATCTTTCACCTCCTGATCTAGGTCTGTGTCAATTTCACGCCTATAGTATGGTTTCAGGAGATTCACATGGCAAAGACGTTTGGTTTTCTTCCGCTCTGGTGTTGCTATGATATAATTCAAGTCAGACCTTTTCTCTGTGACGGTGTATGGACCTGTGTACTTAGCCTGAAATGGTGAACCAATAATAGGCATAAGTGACAAAACCTGGTCTCCTGGATTGAACTCATGTCGCTCTGTACGACGGTCATACAGCTTCTTCATCTTACCTTGAGACACGCACAACTTTTCCTGTGCCATACTACCAGCAACAAACAAACGATGTCTAAATCCATTGACATAGTCAACTAGGCTCCTTGGCGGCTCAGTGTCAACACAGCCATCTTTCAACACTGACAAGGGCCCACGCACAGAATGTCCAAAGACCAACTCATTAGGGCTGAAGCCTGTACTTTCCTGTACAGCCTCCCTTGCAGCCAACATCAGCCATGGAAGCCCCTCCTCCCAGTCTCTATCTAGCTCCGTACAATATGCACGTAGAAGAGACTTAAGAGTCTGGTGGAACCTTTCCAAGGCCCCCTGGCTTTGCGCATGATAGGCCGATGATTGGTTCTGTTTAATGCGCAACATCTTCAACACTTGCCCAAATAAATGAGACGAAAAATTTGACCCTTGGTCACTCTGGATCACCTTAGGGATACCAAAAGGCCTTAACCACAGCCTTGGTCGTAATCGACCTCAAAGGATAGGCAGCTGGATACCTGGTGGTCTGACACATTACCGTGAGCAGATATTTACAACCGGACTTGGAACACGGCAACGGACCCACACAGTCCACAATGAGATGTGTAAAGGGTTCACTCAAAGCTGGGATAGGCTGCAGTGGTGCAGGCTTGATCCTCTGATTAGGTTTTCCAGTTAACTGGCACACATGGCAGGTTTTAATGTATGCGGCCACATCCCTTTTGACCCGTGGCCAAAAGTAATGTTTCAAGATGTTCAAGTATGTTTTCCGGACACCAAAATGTCCACACTCGTCATGTGCCACTTTCAAAACAAGGGAACGAAACTTAGTTGGCACCACCATCtggaaaacataatttttcacACCATCCTCATCAACAGGAACCCATTTTCTGAACAACAACTCATTACATAAGAAGTATCCATTTGTAGCACTATTTATCTCAGAGCCAGgcaaaacacattcaaatatgTCTTTCAAAGAAGAATCGCTACGTTGCTCCTTTAACACCTCACAGTGTGACAGCGACACCGGAAGCTCAGACAGAGATGGGACCTCCAAAAGTACATCATCACTGTTGATGTCAGATGACATGTCAGGGTCTACTTTGCTCATAGCACGTGTAATCACACAGGATGAAAAGACTTCTGGTAACACCCTGGAGCTCTCGTCAGACACAGACTCAGTTGGACAAGATGTAACCACAGGTGCGGGATGAGAATCGGTCCAAACTCGGCTACCAGCCAAGCCGTTGCCCAAAATAAAATGGACACCATCAATAGGCAACGCTGGACGCACACCAACAGCTACCTCGCCATTAACCAGCTCACAGCTGAGAACCATCCTGTGCAAAGGAACAGGGAGAATTTTCAATCCCATCCCACGACTGAGAACACTGTCACCAGTATCAGACTCCTCAGACAGAGGCAAAACAGAGTCAACAATGTATGAATCATAGGCACCTGTATCCCTCAAAATCTTTATTGGGACTTTCACATCACTGTCTACCAGTGACACGAACCCATCTCGTATGAAGGGAACATAGGCTgccaaaacatccacttcacaAGAGTGAGAAGTTAGCAACTCAGCAGCACAGCAGTTTTTAACAGGAGCAGCAAATGCAGCAGGTTTAACATAAGCTCTCATTCCCTTAGCTTTAACTTTTAGCAAAGGACAATCTGCCTTCCAATGTCCTTTCTCACGACAATAGTTACAGCCATCACTGCTGTTCAAGTTACCACCTGCTTTAAAGTCAGGTTTCGAAAAACCCACTCTCCTTGAACGCATCTCATATGAAACAGCATCAGAACCGATTCCTCTCCAACCAAAACCATCACGTGCCACAGAGCGTTCTTTGAAACTGCTCTTATGGAGCAACACATACTCATCAGCTGACACAGCAGCCTCAGCCGCAGTAGTGTTTCTCCGTTCTGTGATGTATGTCGCAATACGATCCGGAAGACAATTTTTAAACTGCTCCAAAATCATTAAGTCACACAGATCCTCAAAAGAGGTGACGTCAAGGGCGCTTAACCACCGCTTAAAGTGAGTTGACAGGTCTCTTGCCAACTCCACGTATGTTTGGCCATTTTTTCTCTCCCATGATCTAAAACGCTGGCGATAAGCCTCTGGCACAAGCTCATACACCTTAAGAACAgcagattttattttatcatagcTAGAGCTATCCTTAAGGCTCAATGATGAATAAGCCTCCTGCGCTTTCCCTGAGAGGACACACTGAAGCATAAGTGCACAGTCAGCCTCAGGCCAATTTCTAGCCTTAGCTACACGCTCGAACAGCAAGAAAAAGGTGTCTGGATCTTTCTCATTAAACCTCGGTAACAAGCGCAAGTTATTCACATCAAAACGATTCACAGAAGACCTGGGCACCTGTCCGCCCTCATTCTCACCAGACAACACGCCATCTTTGATCATAGACAAACGATATCCCTCCATATTTAATCTTTCCGTCTCTGATTGCTGACGGATTCGCTCTACTTCAATTTGCaattcatgtttcattttgtcatgTTCAAACTGCAACATCAAAATCTCCTTCTGTTGCTCAAAAGTTAGTCCTTGAGTCTGAAAGGACATAGCAGAAGGAATTGGAGAAGACTTCTCTTCATCTCCGGACATAATTCCTATTTCGATTAATTTTGATTTTATAGgctctttaatattttctttcataCGCTTGTCTCCTACAACAACCACTGAATAATGGTCGGCAATCAAGAGCAACTGCTCTTTTGTGCAGGTATCCAGGGACTCCAGAGACGGAGCAGCAATGAACGCCTCAATCACAGACATTTACAAAGTCAAAAAGCCaactgacaactgagcaaaTCCACCGTTACGCACACAACCGCACCAGGCAGACACCACAATGTCTACTCTTGCGCTCAAAGAGGAATACTCCTCAACACGGTTTAGAGTTTCCCCGCTATCTAAAGAAAAACCCAGCTAACTAAGCTCATCCCTAGTCTTCATGCAGCTACTTGCGGTGGGTATTTATGCACTGAAGACCGCTGGCCCAGCAGAGCGACTAGCAAGCTAGCAACCCCCTGAAACCACGGATATGCTCCCGTGAAGCATGAAAGCTTCAACCACTTTTGCCACAGCACTACAAATAAATCAGCTCAACGAACCCAAAGGGAACGTCGCTACAGCCTACAAGGGAAAACTCTGCACCACTTTGCAACAATTACGCACAGAGCAACACGCAAGTGTCATCTGGGCCAGCTGATCTAAGCGCAAACAAAGACGGCGAAACAAACTCCTCTCTCCACAAAATCCAGGTAAGAAACAACTACAAATCCAAAGTCCTATAAAAGTCATTAAATTTACCCTGCAAAGCATCCCAAATACGTTGTCCTTTCCCTCAAACCAACATTCGCGCACACAAGGTACTAGGTAACAAAGGAACAAGCCGCGCGCCGCGGGCGCTCCAAACAAACTTTACGCACGCCAAATTCTCTGAAACACCCGAACAGGCGAAGATCAAACTTCTGCTGCAGACAGTTTTTACCGTTTTAACTGACCCAAATGGTCCAAACAAGTCACAAAGAGCGCAACTAATTACCAAAGTGcccaaaagcacaaaaacactcaTTACCAGATCTTATCAAAAAGTCGCGGCACAAACGGGAAAAAAGCTGGACGAGCCCCCAATTTGTCATAGACCGGCTCCTAGGCcatgacaaatacgggaaaggacgcagtgattgattgtaaattaaagatatttattacaaataaattaagaatatacagaaataactacaaatgtggagtgtgtcagtcagtaacatcagtaatgtagatgtggatgtgtgatgtgttgtgagtggaaactaaagaaaagtcaaacaaaggcagcccggcaggttctgacaggtatgagtccaggtgaaggaAAAGAGGGCAGAGCAGCACTTGATTGGGGCTTTTATAATCAGGACGCGccagcatcaggtgctctgcatcaggcatcctctcccgtgataccttcaaggacacagggaaagaatgaatggccaaatccacactggcatctcagtagtgaggcaggggccgtcacagttgcaatctgcaacctcaccgctagatgccgctaaatcctacacaatgGACCTTTAAACAAAATACACTAATTAGTGAGCTTCAGATATCCTggtaagaatttttttttaccttgtctTTATGTTTAGCAAAGCTAACagtctcctggctgtagcttcatatttacagcATAGACATGAATGGTATCGatcatctcatctaactctcagcaagaaagccaATAGCGGTAAgcgtatttccaaaaatgttgaactatttctATAAGTAAGTGTCTGTACAAAATTATTGGTAGTCTTCAAGTTGTCATCACCAGTCAATGCCTCCACagtgttaaaaacaaaagatgTAATTAAAGCCTAATAACCAGAACTGCACAAGAGTCAGCAGCCACTTCCAGCCAATCGCCATGGCTGAACAAATAATAAACGGTTATTGCAGTCAGTGAAGTGCTGAGCTTGAATGCATTTTACACTTTTGTTTGTGGGGAACTTTGTTTGCTGGGCGAAAATGGTTTCCATATCaaatattttacacatttgCTGTTAGTGGCCGAGTGtgtctaaatgtgtgtgtgtgtgtgtgtgtgtgtgtttgtgtgtgtgtgtgtgtgtttatgaataGGCTGGGAGGCACAGCTGATTCCCTCATATTTCAGACCATAAAAGCTGCATTAGTCGCCTGTTTTATGGCACAGAACGTCTCTGAGGGGTAAATGGAGAGATGTAATGAGGTGAAATGCGGGACAGAAAATTTCCTGCAGCAGCAGTGAATAAACAGAAAGTAGTGAACGGCAGATTATTTACAGGGATATGCAGCGTCATCAGTTATTTATAACTTAATTAATGTTCAGTCAGGCAAACAGACAACTGTGAATTAAACATATTCACTGCAGGAATGACTTGACAGTTTTTGACACTGAACAAAGAAATCTATTCAATCAGGTTAGAAAGAGAATCAATGACACATCCAAGGTTATAGTAAATATAATCTGTACAACAAAAAGTGCTTAATTTTTGGTCAATGCCTCTCAAAAGTCACACAAATTCATCAATAACAAGAGCAAAAGCTCTCCATAGATGTCTTCAAGAAGTATAAAAAGTACTTTACCTAATGTAGAAAAAgacttcctttgttttcaatattattttgttAGTGATCAAcagcaatgaaaatataaacattcaTACCACTACATCAACTCGCCTGTGTGTGAAACATTCATTAATAAAGATTTACTTTGAACATAGTGGTAACTGGACAGCTGCATCATTTTCTATTTTGTTATGCAGCCTTTGTGTTGGTTAAAACTTGACTTTGcttatgccttttttttcttccattaaaacatgtttcaaACACTGTGTTGTGTTAATATCTTGTAAGTCTTTTGGGTTTTCTGTTTGGTGAGCACTGGTTTCTCCAGCAGGAGCCGCCGTAgctggacggacagacagaacAAGGCTTCCCGCTCTTATAGGGAACCTCGCCCACCCAGTTTCCCCTGAAACACAAATGAACATAATATTAGCTGTAAGGCATtgttatgcttttattttttacaagttCTGGACCAATACCTATTAACCCTAAGAGACCCACATAGACccctttttgtcttttataGGGGGGGACAGTGAGCCTTTAGCGGGAGATAGATTAACGGTCAATTTATTAAGAAATTTACACCACTATTGTAAAATACtctttttgggaaatacacttattcttATTGgcaagagttagatgaaaagagcGCTACCACTTTCATATCTCTACGCTTAATATGAATCTACAGCCAGCTGCTGGTTAGCTTTGTTACCTTTGAACAGAAGCAGGCTAGCTCTCTCCCCCCCGTCTTTCAGTCTTCTAATTCTCGGCAAGAAAGTCAATTGTAAAAAGTGTAAAAGTGTGtgaaagtgtatttcccaagaAGTCAAACTGTTCATTTCAGCTCTTCTTACTTTATAGAGTAGTTGCAGACCAGCAGCGTTACTTCCCTCCATGTGCTCCCAAACACATACATGTTAGAGCACTTCCTGACAGCACATCCCACCCTATTGGTGCTCGCCCACACCATCTGAgaggaaacacaaaacacatttattgacTTCTGCAGTACTTGTTTTTTGTTATGCACCAAAATACCAaggtaaagtaaataaaaaatatctaaaattcaATATTTATGCTAAAAATTGAAAATTGTGAATTATTTTAGCTTCTCTATTTTTGAATAAAGAGCCGCTACACAAACAGTTGTACAGCCAACGAATGAGTAAACTGGGCTCAGTCGACAGCTCTTTGGTTGCCAATGGATTTGAGCAACgtaatattttatttcaaacaataaaaatatatctgaTCTGATGACGCGATAGTCCTGATATGCTTAAACCTCACAAACCCGATTCTATTCTGTTCCTCAAAACATATTTGTCCTACTAACTAGTTTTTGATGATTAAAATAAAACCCTGATACAGATAAATGATTGTCATCCTCTCCATGTCGCCAAACACACCTTGATGACCCGTGGcttacacaaaaaacatctcTTTGATTTAACAATTTGATGTctttttatctatctattttaaCAAAAAATCGCACAAGAATTTAATGAAATATACTTGTGAAAATATACATCTGGgatgagaaaaagttgaaaaaCCCTGCAGCTCTCACAAAGATTTCAGACAATTATCCCTTCCCCTCAGCAAGAGGAAATATCCCTCTCCCTTTTTTAACCCCCCTCCCTAATAATTTTCATACAGTTCCTAACTATAATGATCACAAGATTATTATAATGAAGTTTTTCACGAGTACCACCCTTTTTCCTAATATGTTTTGGGAGAAACAAACACTGATGGTCTTCCTTGTTTAGCTCAGTTCAACTCATCTGTCcatattaatataaatgtaatttctatGAGAGAGGGTGTATTTAATCATTACACTCTATCATAGTTACAACATCCTACAGGAGCAAAACCATGACTTTAGCCATATTTAATTGGGAACATGGAGTTTCTCTAAACTCTCTTTAAATGCACCAAATGAACAAATCCATCTCGGCCCGTATCTCAGTTCAGAAAAGAAAATCGACTATACCTGAGTGTAGTGAGAGCAAACTGATCCACTGCATCTGTTCGGGTAGGAGAAATGATGCCTCTCCTCGTACCAGGACCGGACCAGATCAGTGATGGACTGGTACCTGTCATATCCAACACACATTCAATCATTCACCTATACTACGAAATAGCTCTGTGTGAGTTGCTTTTATTAATATAACCTGTATTCAGTGTATATTAAAACCAGAGTGTATCAAGAGCTGCTTGTTTGTACAGAGATTTATAGTTTCACCTATGCACTATACCTTCCTGAGGTGACTGACAGGTTTTGGCCCATGTATCTCATGGCTTGTGTTGGACCGTGATCCCAAACGCATCGTGAAGCCCAAGAGTCCGCTGACTTAGCGAGTCCCTCATCCCAGAGCTGTAGAGCCATGACAGAGGGAGGTTAAGAGAGACAGGGGTTGTTCATTTCACTCTGTTATGTAAGGAAACCACAAAAGATTGAATCTGCTCTTTGCCTTAAACAAAACTACTAAAACATACATCTACTTCCTGCTGTCTTTTACGTTTTTTGTACAACAAAATAAGCCAGAACATGTTGTTTTGTGTACCCTTTAGTATAAAGGTAAGTTTGTTTTGATGCAGAATATATTTTAAGATTTGCAATATCAGGTGTGCAGTTTTTCACTTGAGATTGGCTGTACTTCCTCGTTGTTTGGGGTCCGATTCACTGCTGCATGTgtgaaaacaataataatacttttacaATGCTACACCTTTTCTTCTCTTAACTTATTAAAACCCACTATGTAGAAAATTATTGAAGCCCATTCCCATTGTCACAAACTAGGCTTTCACATTTGATGAAGGTCACAAAATATGGGaattaaatatttcatgttttatatgaTAAGCACAAAAAAGTACAGTATATTCCCTTGGTCACcaaaaaaataattcacaaataaaaacatgtacagtatgttatccTACATAGTTACATTATGGGGTTTTACATTTTGGGTCAGTTAGACCCCAACGAGGTTATAAAACTCCACTAAAACAAATCCAACTAGACTTATTTGGGATTTGGGGTAAAAGTACATGTaacaataacacaatacaaCTAAAGCAATTCTCATAGAATTATAACAAGTCATGAAGAATAAAGGGGATGGATTTGTTTTCTCAGCTGTTAAAGAGAACATTAACGTAGTATCTCATGTtgagtttaatttttttacttttatttttaaacatatttttaccTCGGCTTTACACTCTATGAAAGTATTTatactactgtactgtatttatCATTTTGTAAACCCAAACTACCATGTGACcctggaagaagtattcagatattttacttggGTAAAAGTACTACAGGGTCAAAAtactcaaaattgtacttaagtacttaagtaagtacaaaagtatta includes these proteins:
- the r3hdml gene encoding peptidase inhibitor R3HDML, whose amino-acid sequence is MKSRAGRWCSCSLLLLLLLLHRPQMGAAGVQLLLAATLWTMPHMGAAAVLLSSTELLKMTRSGAQSDFRMLTGTVNRHKRAISSREINSLLDYHNRVRSEVFPPAANMEFMLWDEGLAKSADSWASRCVWDHGPTQAMRYMGQNLSVTSGRYQSITDLVRSWYEERHHFSYPNRCSGSVCSHYTQMVWASTNRVGCAVRKCSNMYVFGSTWREVTLLVCNYSIKGNWVGEVPYKSGKPCSVCPSSYGGSCWRNQCSPNRKPKRLTRY